A window of Nicotiana tabacum cultivar K326 chromosome 24, ASM71507v2, whole genome shotgun sequence contains these coding sequences:
- the LOC107790944 gene encoding ankyrin repeat-containing protein At5g02620-like — MEAPTPKSVAPRKKIAKQLTGKRDDSSMHAAARAGNIVAIREILEKTEEEELAELIIKQNSAGETALYVAAEYGYYQSVREMIHYYDLVAAGIKARNGYDALHIAAKQGDLDVVKVLMEAHPELSMTVDVSNTTALHTTANQGHIEVVNYLLEAESSLATIAKSNGKTALHSAARNGHVQVLKALLSKEPGIATRMDKKGQTALHMAVKGQNLEVVEELIRADPSLINMVDNKGNTALHIAARKGRDQIVKLLLVQNETDTRVVNRTNETVLDTAEKLGQAEIVTIFQEHGVQSARSIKPQATNPARELKQTVSDIKHGVHYQLETTRLTRRRIQDIAKRVYKMHAEGLNNAINSTTVVAVLIATVAFGAIFQINGQWVDDPDDIPPDHSLGEANIGPNPAFLVFFVFDSISLFIALAVVVVQTTIVVIESRAKKKMMSIINKLMWVACLFVSVAYLSLSYVVVGDDNLWMPILVSIIGASIMATTIGTMCYWVVMNRIRSSNKRSIRRNSLASRSRSWSASVLSDSDALNNEYKKIYAI; from the exons ATGGAAGCACCTACACCTAAGTCGGTGGCACCCCGGAAAAAGATTGCAAAACAATTAACGGGGAAAAGGGATGACAGTTCCATGCATGCAGCAGCTAGAGCTGGAAATATTGTTGCAATAAGAGAGATTCTTGAAAAGACAGAGGAGGAAGAATTGGCAGAGTTGATAATAAAGCAAAATTCAGCTGGGGAAACTGCATTATATGTTGCAGCAGAATATGGTTATTATCAGTCGGTTAGGGAGATGATCCATTACTATGATCTTGTTGCTGCTGGAATAAAAGCGAGGAACGGCTATGATGCTTTGCACATTGCTGCCAAACAAGGAGATTTAG ATGTGGTGAAGGTATTAATGGAAGCACATCCAGAGCTCTCAATGACCGTCGATGTTTCAAATACTACAGCTTTGCATACAACAGCAAACCAAGGGCATATAGAGGTGGTGAATTATCTATTGGAGGCAGAGAGCAGTTTAGCCACCATAGCTAAAAGTAATGGGAAAACGGCGTTGCACTCTGCTGCGAGAAATGGACATGTGCAGGTTTTGAAAGCGCTTTTGAGTAAGGAGCCAGGGATTGCAACTAGAATGGATAAAAAGGGACAGACTGCACTTCACATGGCTGTCAAAGGACAAAATCTTGAGGTTGTGGAGGAGCTGATTAGAGCTGATCCTTCTTTGATAAATATGGTTGACAACAAGGGCAATACTGCGTTGCATATTGCTGCTCGGAAAGGCAGGGATCag ATTGTGAAGTTGCTGCTTGTGCAGAATGAAACAGACACTAGAGTCGTCAATAGGACCAACGAGACAGTCCTCGACACTGCAGAGAAACTAGGACAGGCTGAAATAGTAACCATCTTTCAGGAACATGGTGTTCAAAGTGCTAGATCCATCAAGCCACAGGCAACAAATCCAGCAAGGGAGTTGAAGCAAACTGTAAGTGACATAAAACACGGGGTGCACTATCAATTAGAAACTACACGCCTAACAAGAAGACGTATACAAGACATTGCCAAGCGTGTGTACAAAATGCATGCAGAAGGCCTTAACAATGCAATCAATTCTACCACAGTTGTTGCAGTGCTCATTGCCACAGTAGCCTTTGGTGCAATCTTTCAAATCAATGGCCAATGGGTCGATGATCCGGATGATATCCCACCTGATCATTCCCTTGGAGAAGCAAATATTGGTCCAAATCCAGCATTTCTGGTTTTCTTCGTCTTTGACTCGATATCCTTATTTATCGCTCTTGCTGTTGTGGTTGTCCAAACAACAATCGTGGTAATAGAAAGCAGagcgaagaagaagatgatgtcAATTATAAATAAGCTAATGTGGGTGgcatgtttgtttgtttcagtGGCTTACTTGTCCCTATCGTACGTTGTTGTTGGCGACGATAATTTATGGATGCCAATATTAGTGTCCATAATAGGAGCAAGCATAATGGCTACAACTATTGGAACGATGTGTTACTGGGTCGTTATGAATAGGATAAGGTCCTCGAACAAGAGGAGCATACGAAGGAACTCTTTGGCCAGCAGGTCGCGGTCCTGGTCAGCATCAGTCCTCTCAGATTCAGATGCTCTAAACAATGAATACAAGAAAATATATGCTATATAG